In Patescibacteria group bacterium, one genomic interval encodes:
- a CDS encoding AI-2E family transporter, which yields MNQEKILDVSWETIFKISLAIICLYLLYLLKNILVWFLFAIIISVLFEPLIDFLQKRRIPRLISVVLIYFIVFGLISLLIYLTFPLFASEIQEFSKNLPQYFEKISPPLKALGLQAFESIEEFMSLLSKSLEQMAATIFNAIAAIFGGILATFSIFSISLFLSLEEKPIERTLSLVFPKKYEAFLLDLWSRCRIRVSGWFLSRVLGCLFVGLLSYFSFLLFNTKYPFSLALLSGTLNFLPIIGPVITGIIIFIIVVLENFWRAVFVLITFILIQQIENNILLPVLTKKIVGLPPVVVLLALTVGGILWGFWGAILAIPFFGILFEFLKEFLEKRRTSIL from the coding sequence ATGAATCAAGAAAAAATCTTAGATGTTTCCTGGGAAACAATTTTTAAAATCTCTCTTGCCATTATCTGCCTTTACCTTCTCTATTTGCTCAAAAATATTTTAGTTTGGTTTCTTTTCGCTATAATAATTTCAGTTTTATTTGAACCTCTGATTGATTTTTTACAAAAACGAAGAATTCCTAGATTAATTTCGGTTGTCCTTATCTATTTTATTGTCTTTGGCCTGATTTCCCTTTTAATTTATTTAACCTTTCCTTTATTTGCTTCTGAAATTCAAGAATTCTCAAAAAACTTACCTCAATATTTTGAAAAAATTTCTCCGCCCCTGAAAGCACTTGGCCTTCAGGCCTTTGAGAGTATCGAAGAGTTTATGAGTTTATTAAGCAAAAGTTTGGAGCAAATGGCAGCCACTATTTTTAATGCCATAGCTGCCATTTTTGGAGGAATTCTGGCCACCTTTTCCATTTTTTCTATTTCCCTTTTTCTTTCTTTAGAAGAAAAACCAATTGAGAGAACTTTAAGTCTCGTTTTTCCAAAAAAATATGAAGCTTTCTTATTAGATCTCTGGTCAAGATGTAGAATTAGAGTTTCAGGTTGGTTTTTATCAAGGGTTTTGGGTTGTCTTTTTGTTGGCCTTCTTTCTTATTTTTCTTTTTTGCTCTTTAATACAAAATATCCCTTTTCGTTGGCGCTCCTATCTGGCACTCTTAACTTCCTCCCAATAATAGGCCCGGTTATAACTGGAATTATTATTTTTATAATAGTTGTCTTAGAGAATTTTTGGCGAGCAGTTTTTGTCTTAATTACTTTTATTTTAATCCAGCAGATTGAAAACAATATTCTCTTGCCAGTTTTGACAAAAAAAATTGTGGGCTTACCACCTGTTGTAGTCTTATTAGCCTTAACAGTCGGAGGGATTTTATGGGGATTTTGGGGGGCAATTTTAGCCATTCCTTTTTTCGGGATTTTATTTGAATTTTTAAAAGAGTTTTTAGAAAAAAGAAGAACCTCAATCCTTTAG
- a CDS encoding glycine--tRNA ligase — protein sequence MQDLTAKIVSLAKRRGFIFPSSEIYGGFESGYDFGPLGVEMKQNLKRAWWLEMIKNHENVVGLDAAILMSPKVWQASGHLTAGFADTLMECKKCHKRFKKDEIKKSGCPECGGELTKPKKFNLMMKAFVGPVEEEAAATYLRAETCQGIYMNFENVLKSMRLKLPFGIAQIGKAFRNEINPKNFIFRTREFEQMEMQWFCHPKEADRWFEFWKKERIKWYKNLGIKKENLRAEEIPAKERAHYARRQVDLEYRFPFGWGEIEGIHNRGDWDLSNHAKYSGEDLRYYDEETKEKYFPHIVETSVGVERSLFAFLCDAYQEIKGGRTKTTESTKEIEVLLKLDKKLAPIKVAVLPLVRNKPEIVKKAKEVYQLLKPHFICQYDELNSIGRRYRRQDEIGTPFALTIDFETLKKQDVTIRDRDTMKQERVKIKDLIEVLKEKLSL from the coding sequence ATGCAAGATTTAACGGCAAAAATTGTATCTTTAGCTAAAAGAAGAGGATTTATTTTTCCCTCTTCAGAAATTTACGGTGGCTTTGAATCAGGTTATGATTTTGGACCCTTAGGGGTTGAGATGAAGCAAAATCTTAAGCGAGCCTGGTGGTTGGAGATGATAAAAAATCATGAGAATGTTGTTGGCTTAGATGCAGCGATTTTGATGTCGCCTAAAGTCTGGCAGGCATCGGGGCACTTAACTGCTGGCTTTGCTGATACATTGATGGAATGTAAGAAGTGTCATAAAAGATTTAAAAAAGATGAGATAAAAAAGAGTGGTTGTCCAGAATGTGGGGGAGAATTAACCAAACCTAAAAAATTTAATTTAATGATGAAAGCCTTTGTTGGTCCGGTAGAAGAAGAAGCCGCAGCTACTTATTTAAGAGCTGAGACATGTCAGGGAATCTATATGAATTTCGAAAATGTCTTAAAATCAATGAGACTCAAGCTTCCTTTTGGTATTGCTCAGATTGGTAAAGCTTTTCGTAATGAAATTAATCCCAAAAATTTTATTTTTCGAACCCGGGAATTTGAACAAATGGAAATGCAATGGTTTTGTCATCCTAAAGAAGCTGATAGATGGTTTGAATTCTGGAAAAAGGAAAGAATAAAATGGTACAAAAACCTCGGGATTAAAAAAGAAAATTTGAGAGCTGAAGAGATTCCGGCTAAAGAAAGGGCTCATTATGCAAGAAGGCAGGTAGACCTTGAATATCGCTTTCCTTTTGGTTGGGGGGAGATTGAGGGAATTCACAACCGGGGAGATTGGGATTTATCAAATCACGCAAAATATTCAGGGGAAGATTTAAGATATTATGATGAGGAAACTAAAGAAAAATATTTCCCCCATATTGTTGAGACCTCGGTAGGGGTAGAGAGATCCCTCTTTGCTTTTTTATGCGATGCTTATCAAGAAATAAAAGGAGGAAGGACAAAAACAACAGAATCAACAAAGGAAATAGAAGTCTTATTAAAATTAGATAAAAAATTAGCTCCAATTAAAGTAGCAGTTTTACCTTTAGTTAGAAATAAACCAGAAATTGTTAAAAAAGCTAAAGAAGTTTATCAATTGTTAAAACCTCATTTTATTTGCCAATATGACGAACTTAACTCAATTGGCCGGCGTTATCGCCGCCAGGATGAGATAGGTACGCCTTTTGCCTTAACTATTGACTTTGAGACCTTAAAAAAACAAGATGTAACAATTAGAGATCGCGACACAATGAAACAAGAAAGAGTGAAAATTAAAGATTTAATTGAGGTCTTAAAAGAAAAATTGTCTCTTTAA
- the pyrH gene encoding UMP kinase, producing the protein MENKNWIIFSLGGSLVFPDEIDVVFLKRFRKFILKWLKRGKKFVIFVGGGKLARNFQKTAKKLKIKNKDILDWLGIYATYLNAFLIKSLFDKLVSEDIIKDPTKKIRKNKKIIVGGGWRPGRSTDYDSVIFAKKNKIKEIINLTNVDYVYDKDPKKFKDAKVFFNISFSDFSKIGKQKWEAGLNFPFDPLATRLAQKEKMRVIVVNGKNFKNLDNLLRGKKFKGTIIF; encoded by the coding sequence ATGGAAAATAAAAACTGGATAATTTTTTCTTTAGGAGGTTCATTGGTTTTCCCTGATGAAATTGATGTAGTTTTTTTAAAAAGATTTAGAAAGTTTATTTTAAAATGGCTAAAGAGAGGAAAAAAATTTGTAATTTTTGTTGGGGGAGGAAAATTGGCAAGAAATTTTCAAAAAACTGCTAAAAAATTAAAGATTAAAAATAAAGATATTTTAGATTGGCTCGGAATTTATGCAACTTATTTAAATGCTTTTTTAATTAAATCTCTCTTTGATAAATTAGTTTCAGAAGACATTATCAAAGATCCGACTAAAAAAATAAGGAAAAATAAGAAAATAATTGTTGGGGGTGGTTGGAGGCCTGGCCGGTCTACAGATTATGACTCTGTAATTTTTGCCAAAAAAAACAAAATAAAAGAGATTATCAATTTGACAAATGTAGATTATGTTTACGATAAAGATCCGAAGAAATTCAAGGATGCAAAAGTTTTCTTTAATATTTCTTTTTCTGATTTCTCGAAAATAGGAAAGCAGAAATGGGAAGCTGGTTTAAATTTCCCCTTTGACCCTTTAGCCACAAGATTGGCTCAAAAAGAAAAAATGAGAGTAATTGTTGTTAATGGGAAAAATTTTAAAAATCTTGATAATTTACTGAGAGGAAAAAAGTTTAAGGGAACAATTATATTTTAA
- a CDS encoding insulinase family protein — protein sequence MFKKATFKNGLRIITFPMKNTQALTLLVLVGTGSKYEKKEINGISHLLEHMAFKGTKKRPKTQDIAKELDMVGGIFNAFTDKELIGFWVKVNATHFNLATDVLSDMIFNSLFKEGEIKKGKRVILEEINMMKDNPSGYILELWEKLLYGDQPAGWMIAGEKETLKKISRKDILSYFKNQFAPTNVVISLAGDFREKEAVSKIKHFFGKFKKTKPFSKKTTIERQKIPQVLLNFKKTDQTHLCLGVRTYNLFRPERYLLAVIAVLLGGIMSSRLFIQVREKRGLAYYIRTSSKHYTDTGYLVTHAGIDNKKVKDAIKIILKEYKNLKTKKISKEELKKAKDNIKGRLYLGLETSDAWASYLGGQEILRRKILTPEKECAKIDKISQNDILKVAKEIFQPQKLNLALIGPFKEKEKFKKILKL from the coding sequence ATGTTCAAAAAAGCTACATTTAAAAATGGCTTAAGGATTATTACTTTTCCAATGAAAAACACCCAGGCATTGACCCTTTTGGTTTTGGTCGGTACTGGCTCAAAATATGAAAAAAAAGAAATCAATGGAATTTCTCATTTATTAGAGCACATGGCCTTTAAGGGAACAAAAAAGAGGCCTAAAACCCAAGATATAGCCAAAGAGCTAGACATGGTCGGTGGTATCTTCAATGCCTTCACTGATAAAGAATTGATAGGATTTTGGGTAAAGGTTAATGCAACACATTTTAATTTAGCCACCGATGTCCTATCAGATATGATTTTTAACTCTTTATTTAAAGAAGGAGAAATTAAAAAGGGAAAAAGGGTAATCCTTGAAGAAATCAATATGATGAAAGATAATCCTTCAGGATATATTTTAGAACTGTGGGAAAAACTATTATATGGTGACCAGCCGGCTGGCTGGATGATTGCTGGGGAAAAAGAAACTCTAAAAAAAATTTCCAGAAAAGATATTTTAAGTTATTTTAAAAATCAATTTGCGCCAACTAATGTTGTTATTTCTTTGGCTGGAGATTTCAGAGAAAAAGAGGCTGTCTCAAAAATTAAACATTTTTTTGGAAAGTTTAAAAAAACAAAACCTTTTTCTAAAAAAACGACAATTGAACGCCAAAAAATACCTCAAGTTTTACTTAATTTTAAAAAAACTGACCAGACCCACCTTTGTCTAGGAGTGAGAACATATAATCTTTTTAGACCAGAAAGATATCTTCTGGCAGTAATTGCGGTTTTGTTAGGGGGGATTATGAGCTCTCGGCTTTTTATTCAGGTCCGGGAAAAAAGAGGTCTGGCCTATTATATTAGAACTTCCTCCAAACATTATACTGACACCGGTTATTTAGTAACCCATGCCGGAATAGATAACAAAAAAGTTAAAGACGCTATAAAAATTATTTTAAAAGAATATAAAAATCTTAAAACAAAAAAAATTTCTAAAGAAGAACTTAAAAAAGCTAAAGATAATATTAAGGGTCGTCTTTATTTAGGACTGGAAACTTCTGATGCCTGGGCCAGTTACCTTGGAGGGCAGGAAATTTTAAGAAGAAAAATTTTAACTCCTGAAAAAGAATGCGCTAAGATTGATAAAATTTCCCAAAATGATATTTTAAAAGTAGCAAAAGAAATCTTTCAACCTCAAAAATTAAATTTAGCTTTAATAGGGCCATTTAAGGAAAAAGAAAAATTTAAAAAAATACTAAAATTATGA